The Babylonia areolata isolate BAREFJ2019XMU chromosome 22, ASM4173473v1, whole genome shotgun sequence genome contains a region encoding:
- the LOC143297312 gene encoding tubulin polyglutamylase complex subunit 2-like isoform X1 has translation MSNESEFAKAKAMVEQLHMGVIKHLERKPGIFKIDQVEKRPVERPVIIAWEQRNTTLLPDDLKNFFMTSNGFHLSWSVKMENGPVPVGRLHINGIGQLTRLNPPTETVSHIAPSLNDLDMDSDDESDGPGKPKFSGGFRIFELDNCDNYGRVCLVYREPKEGSGGSDSDTDSVDADFGYSGEMKSEVWFLDRALGWHYLTATFTDYFRLMVMHLGLPYWQYTFTDIGLPPQAKQWFHMYAPTRLEIDISTPHDVQGISSTGVGSRVTFDPAKVLKGKSDKKKGSGASSSNPSPNPNSSSQNRSTKKPPVSSARSAGSSGSKPLSSSSSSQSLVKSSR, from the exons ATGTCGAACGAATCGGAGTTTGCAAAAGCAAAAGCGATGGTTGAACAGCTTCACATGGGCGTGATAAAACATTTAG agcGCAAGCCTGGGATTTTTAAAATTGACCAGGTGGAGAAGCGTCCTGTGGAGCGACCAGTCATCATAGCTTGGGAGCAGCGTAACACAACCCTCTTACCTGACGACCTGAAAAACTTCTTCATGACCTCCAATGGCTTTCACTTGTCATGGAGTGTCAAAATGGAAA ATGGGCCAGTGCCTGTGGGCAGACTGCATATCAATGGCATTGGACAACTGACCCGCCTGAATCCTCCCACGGAAACTGTCTCTCACATTGCACCCTCCTTGAACGACTTGGATATGGACTCTGATGATGAGTCAG ATGGACCTGGCAAGCCCAAGTTCAGTGGAGGCTTTCGAATATTTGAATTAGATAACTGTGACAACTATGGAAGGGTGTGTCTTGTTTATCGAGAACCAAAGGAAGGCTCTG GTGGTTCAGATTCTGATACGGACTCAGTTGACGCAGACTTTGGATAttctg GGGAGATGAAGAGTGAGGTGTGGTTCCTGGACCGTGCCCTGGGCTGGCACTACCTGACTGCCACCTTCACTGACTACTTTCGCCTCATGGTCATGCACCTGGGCCTGCCTTACTGGCAGTACACCTTCACCGACATCGGCCTCCCTCCACAGGCCAAG CAATGGTTCCACATGTACGCCCCCACTCGACTGGAGATTGACATCAGCACTCCCCACGACGTCCAAGGTATCAGCAGCACCGGAGTGGGCTCCAGAGTCACCTTTGACCCCGCCAAGGTCCTCAAAGGCAAAAGCGATAAAAA GAAAGGCAGTGGGGCGTCATCCAGCAACCCCTCTCCAAACCCTAACAGCTCCAGCCAGAACCGTAGCACCAAGAAACCACCTGTCTCTTCTGCAAG ATCTGCTGGCTCGTCAGGCTCTAAAccattgtcctcctcctcgtcttcgcAGTCATTGGTTAAAAGCAGTCGGTGA
- the LOC143297312 gene encoding tubulin polyglutamylase complex subunit 2-like isoform X2: protein MSNESEFAKAKAMVEQLHMGVIKHLERKPGIFKIDQVEKRPVERPVIIAWEQRNTTLLPDDLKNFFMTSNGFHLSWSVKMENGPVPVGRLHINGIGQLTRLNPPTETVSHIAPSLNDLDMDSDDESDGPGKPKFSGGFRIFELDNCDNYGRVCLVYREPKEGSGEMKSEVWFLDRALGWHYLTATFTDYFRLMVMHLGLPYWQYTFTDIGLPPQAKQWFHMYAPTRLEIDISTPHDVQGISSTGVGSRVTFDPAKVLKGKSDKKKGSGASSSNPSPNPNSSSQNRSTKKPPVSSARSAGSSGSKPLSSSSSSQSLVKSSR from the exons ATGTCGAACGAATCGGAGTTTGCAAAAGCAAAAGCGATGGTTGAACAGCTTCACATGGGCGTGATAAAACATTTAG agcGCAAGCCTGGGATTTTTAAAATTGACCAGGTGGAGAAGCGTCCTGTGGAGCGACCAGTCATCATAGCTTGGGAGCAGCGTAACACAACCCTCTTACCTGACGACCTGAAAAACTTCTTCATGACCTCCAATGGCTTTCACTTGTCATGGAGTGTCAAAATGGAAA ATGGGCCAGTGCCTGTGGGCAGACTGCATATCAATGGCATTGGACAACTGACCCGCCTGAATCCTCCCACGGAAACTGTCTCTCACATTGCACCCTCCTTGAACGACTTGGATATGGACTCTGATGATGAGTCAG ATGGACCTGGCAAGCCCAAGTTCAGTGGAGGCTTTCGAATATTTGAATTAGATAACTGTGACAACTATGGAAGGGTGTGTCTTGTTTATCGAGAACCAAAGGAAGGCTCTG GGGAGATGAAGAGTGAGGTGTGGTTCCTGGACCGTGCCCTGGGCTGGCACTACCTGACTGCCACCTTCACTGACTACTTTCGCCTCATGGTCATGCACCTGGGCCTGCCTTACTGGCAGTACACCTTCACCGACATCGGCCTCCCTCCACAGGCCAAG CAATGGTTCCACATGTACGCCCCCACTCGACTGGAGATTGACATCAGCACTCCCCACGACGTCCAAGGTATCAGCAGCACCGGAGTGGGCTCCAGAGTCACCTTTGACCCCGCCAAGGTCCTCAAAGGCAAAAGCGATAAAAA GAAAGGCAGTGGGGCGTCATCCAGCAACCCCTCTCCAAACCCTAACAGCTCCAGCCAGAACCGTAGCACCAAGAAACCACCTGTCTCTTCTGCAAG ATCTGCTGGCTCGTCAGGCTCTAAAccattgtcctcctcctcgtcttcgcAGTCATTGGTTAAAAGCAGTCGGTGA